A genomic window from Streptomyces sp. HUAS YS2 includes:
- a CDS encoding LLM class F420-dependent oxidoreductase → MMHFGYTMMTEQAGPRELVDHVVEAERVGFDFSVMSDHSFPWLKAQGHAPYAWSVLGAAAQATSRIPLMSFVTCPTFRYHPAVIAQKAATVQLLSEGRFRLGLGSGENLNEHIVGEGWPSARVRLDMLEEAVEIIRALFTGEYVTHHGPHFRIDDAKLWDLPDTAPPVGIAVSGPRSCELAGHHADLLIATEPERELVDAFDEHGGAGKPRIGQLPLCYDTDRDAAVERAHEQFRWALGGWRVNAELPLPAGFAQASAAVRPEDVAREIPCGDDTYAVVDAVRPYAEAGFTDLALVQVGGEHQLSFLHWAESTLLPALRKI, encoded by the coding sequence ATGATGCACTTCGGCTACACGATGATGACCGAGCAGGCGGGTCCGCGTGAGCTCGTCGATCACGTGGTCGAGGCGGAGCGCGTCGGCTTCGACTTCTCCGTGATGTCGGACCACTCGTTCCCCTGGCTGAAGGCGCAGGGGCACGCTCCGTACGCGTGGAGCGTCCTCGGAGCGGCAGCCCAGGCGACCTCCCGGATCCCGCTGATGTCCTTCGTGACCTGCCCGACCTTCCGCTACCACCCCGCTGTGATCGCCCAGAAGGCGGCAACCGTCCAGCTTCTGTCCGAGGGCCGGTTCCGGCTGGGTCTCGGATCGGGCGAGAACCTCAACGAACACATCGTCGGGGAGGGTTGGCCTTCGGCGCGGGTCCGCCTCGACATGCTGGAGGAGGCCGTCGAGATCATCCGGGCGCTGTTCACCGGGGAGTACGTGACACACCACGGCCCTCACTTCCGGATCGACGATGCCAAGCTGTGGGACCTCCCGGACACCGCACCGCCCGTGGGTATCGCCGTGTCCGGTCCCCGCTCGTGCGAACTCGCCGGTCACCACGCGGACCTGCTGATCGCCACCGAGCCGGAGCGCGAACTGGTCGACGCCTTCGACGAGCACGGCGGCGCGGGCAAACCCCGCATCGGGCAGCTTCCCCTCTGCTACGACACCGACCGCGACGCGGCCGTCGAGCGTGCCCACGAACAGTTCCGCTGGGCTCTGGGCGGCTGGCGCGTCAACGCGGAACTCCCCCTGCCGGCCGGCTTCGCGCAGGCGTCCGCGGCCGTGCGCCCCGAGGACGTGGCCCGGGAGATCCCGTGCGGCGACGACACATACGCCGTGGTGGACGCCGTCCGACCCTACGCCGAGGCGGGATTCACCGATCTCGCCCTCGTACAGGTCGGAGGGGAGCACCAACTGTCTTTCCTTCACTGGGCGGAGAGCACCCTCCTGCCCGCGCTCCGCAAGATCTGA
- a CDS encoding STAS domain-containing protein — translation MASDKESAAQTEGEIAGPPPFVVGVSGDMDLDHSAELRSLLFDGVAQAPHGAEIVVDLQNSSFCDSTGLNHLLAARQFALDRGSTITLAGPSHQMVRLLEITDSVDLFGLAPAAQRRSV, via the coding sequence ATGGCGTCCGACAAGGAGTCGGCAGCACAGACTGAAGGCGAAATCGCCGGTCCGCCCCCGTTCGTCGTTGGGGTCAGCGGCGACATGGACCTGGACCACTCCGCCGAGTTGCGATCCCTGCTTTTCGACGGTGTCGCGCAGGCACCGCATGGCGCTGAGATCGTCGTCGACCTCCAGAATTCCTCGTTCTGCGACTCGACCGGTCTCAACCACTTGTTGGCAGCGAGGCAGTTCGCCCTCGATCGGGGGAGCACCATCACGCTCGCAGGCCCCAGTCACCAGATGGTGCGGCTGCTGGAAATCACGGATTCCGTCGATCTCTTCGGCCTCGCTCCGGCCGCGCAGAGGCGGAGCGTGTGA
- a CDS encoding helix-turn-helix transcriptional regulator has translation MGETSAHASDWTFLTNHARVLLAIARDPGVRLRDVAAECGLTERTVQAIVSDLEAAGYLTRTRAEDARRNRYTIAPDSRFRHPAEAGHEIAGLLRLLAGTQ, from the coding sequence ATGGGAGAAACCTCCGCCCACGCATCCGACTGGACGTTCCTGACGAACCACGCCCGTGTCCTGCTGGCCATCGCCCGGGACCCCGGCGTGCGGCTCCGGGACGTGGCGGCCGAGTGCGGGCTGACGGAGCGTACGGTCCAGGCGATCGTCTCGGACCTCGAGGCTGCCGGGTACCTCACGCGCACTCGGGCGGAGGACGCGCGCCGGAACCGCTACACGATCGCTCCCGACAGCCGCTTCCGCCACCCCGCCGAAGCCGGTCACGAGATCGCCGGACTCCTCCGGCTCCTCGCCGGTACTCAGTGA
- a CDS encoding SRPBCC family protein, which translates to MVHDTIKVDAPLREVYDQWTQFEEFPRFMAGVESVEQLDDRLCHWKMKIAGVTREFDTEIIDQLPDERISWRTVGGDTKQKGVVTFQRLDDTHTRVTLAMDVEPEGVTEKAAAAVGVIDSRVEGDLYRFKQYIEDRGKATGGWRGRVRPSDADRGPMGHTGPGPGDSPMEPGPKNLPPRPM; encoded by the coding sequence ATGGTGCACGACACGATCAAGGTGGACGCTCCACTGCGCGAGGTGTACGACCAGTGGACCCAGTTCGAGGAGTTCCCGCGCTTCATGGCGGGCGTCGAGTCGGTCGAGCAGCTGGACGACAGGCTCTGTCACTGGAAGATGAAGATCGCCGGTGTCACGCGTGAATTCGACACGGAGATCATCGACCAGCTTCCCGACGAGCGGATCTCCTGGCGCACGGTCGGCGGCGACACGAAACAGAAGGGCGTCGTCACGTTCCAGCGTCTGGACGACACGCACACACGGGTGACGCTGGCGATGGACGTCGAACCCGAGGGCGTGACCGAGAAGGCCGCGGCCGCCGTGGGGGTGATCGACAGCCGCGTCGAGGGCGACCTGTACCGCTTCAAGCAGTACATCGAGGATCGCGGGAAGGCGACCGGAGGCTGGCGAGGACGAGTGCGCCCCTCGGACGCCGACAGAGGGCCCATGGGTCATACCGGCCCTGGTCCCGGTGACTCCCCCATGGAGCCCGGGCCGAAGAACCTGCCTCCGAGGCCCATGTGA
- a CDS encoding potassium channel family protein, with translation MTWLPTLAGAVLVLFILRDLFHTLWHPTRHGGLSRLVMRSVWWLSTHPGARWRSAGLAGPMGMLTVLALWALIVAVGWGLIYWPHMPEDFSYAPGLTPEQHAGPLDALYISLVTLATLGLGDIAPASGWLRVLAPMEALVGFVLLSATVAWLLGIYPALARRRALALRLSHVRRSRVGAEALDSDGGAALLDGLAAALSTVTVDFLQYPESYYFYDGDENTSLAGQLGHAVGLADQAAEARHPDVRLSASVLRTALEDLSTVLDERFLRTGEAPERVFSAYADDHGRSPAGVR, from the coding sequence ATGACGTGGCTTCCGACGCTCGCGGGCGCTGTCCTGGTGCTGTTCATCCTCCGGGACCTCTTCCACACCCTCTGGCACCCGACCCGTCACGGCGGTCTGAGCAGGCTGGTGATGCGGTCCGTATGGTGGCTGTCCACCCATCCCGGGGCGCGTTGGCGGTCGGCCGGTCTCGCCGGCCCGATGGGCATGTTGACGGTCCTCGCCCTCTGGGCGCTCATCGTGGCCGTGGGTTGGGGGCTCATCTACTGGCCCCACATGCCCGAGGATTTCTCCTACGCCCCGGGGCTCACCCCGGAGCAGCACGCGGGTCCGCTCGACGCTCTCTACATCTCCCTGGTCACCCTGGCCACGCTCGGTCTGGGGGACATCGCGCCCGCCTCGGGCTGGCTGCGTGTGCTCGCTCCCATGGAGGCCTTGGTCGGCTTCGTCCTCCTGTCCGCGACCGTGGCCTGGCTCCTCGGCATCTACCCAGCGCTGGCCCGCCGTAGGGCGCTGGCCCTCCGGCTGTCCCACGTCCGGCGCAGCCGGGTAGGCGCCGAGGCTCTCGACTCCGACGGCGGCGCCGCGCTCCTGGACGGCCTGGCCGCGGCCCTCTCCACCGTCACCGTCGACTTCCTGCAGTACCCGGAGTCGTACTACTTCTACGACGGGGACGAGAACACGTCCCTGGCCGGGCAGCTCGGCCACGCCGTCGGCCTGGCGGACCAGGCAGCGGAGGCACGTCATCCCGACGTCCGGCTCTCCGCCTCGGTGCTGCGCACGGCGCTGGAGGACCTGTCCACCGTGCTCGACGAACGCTTCCTGCGCACGGGCGAGGCCCCCGAACGCGTCTTCAGCGCCTACGCCGACGACCACGGACGCTCCCCGGCAGGAGTGCGTTGA
- a CDS encoding ribonuclease BN — protein MKRSEKPRRLSPVERVHSAIRRARAGSHWGHVRALELWQRALSFAALGFLTLVPLLVVVSAADSESGQGFAEWLGDGLGVSAGATAEIERLFALPGQAWRTTTAFGLALLAVFGLSFATLVQGGYEKIWDLPPARWWGRWRHALWLGVLVGVLYLSALAPLWRTSPARGFVAVAIGLLFFWWSQRLLLGGRVAWKALLPGAVATMVGLLGLRLFSRYVFSPLIASTAVTYGPFGTVLVIESWFVGVGVVVFGGALVGRLLHDELRRRAHPANRPR, from the coding sequence ATGAAGAGGTCCGAGAAGCCAAGACGGCTGTCGCCCGTCGAACGGGTACACAGCGCGATTCGCCGTGCACGCGCCGGATCGCACTGGGGACACGTTCGAGCGCTGGAACTGTGGCAGCGCGCCCTGAGCTTCGCCGCGCTGGGGTTCCTGACGCTCGTGCCGCTGCTGGTCGTCGTCTCTGCCGCCGACTCCGAAAGCGGGCAGGGTTTCGCCGAGTGGCTCGGTGACGGGCTGGGAGTGTCCGCGGGCGCCACCGCGGAGATCGAGCGGCTCTTCGCACTGCCCGGTCAGGCGTGGCGGACGACGACGGCCTTCGGACTGGCCCTTCTCGCCGTGTTCGGGCTGTCCTTCGCCACCTTGGTTCAAGGCGGCTACGAGAAGATCTGGGACCTGCCACCGGCACGCTGGTGGGGGCGGTGGCGACACGCTCTGTGGCTCGGAGTACTGGTCGGTGTCCTCTATCTGTCGGCGCTCGCGCCGCTCTGGCGCACCTCGCCGGCCCGTGGCTTCGTGGCCGTCGCCATCGGTCTGCTGTTCTTCTGGTGGTCCCAGCGTCTGCTCCTCGGCGGCCGTGTCGCATGGAAGGCATTGCTCCCCGGGGCGGTGGCCACCATGGTCGGCCTGCTGGGCCTTCGGCTCTTCTCCCGGTACGTGTTCTCGCCACTGATCGCGTCGACGGCGGTCACCTACGGCCCTTTCGGGACCGTCCTCGTGATCGAGTCCTGGTTCGTCGGCGTCGGCGTGGTGGTCTTCGGCGGTGCCCTCGTGGGCCGGCTCCTCCACGACGAGCTGCGGCGCCGGGCGCACCCGGCGAACCGGCCCCGCTGA
- a CDS encoding SRPBCC family protein, protein MSMVKQSIDVESPLRHVYNQWTQFEEFPSFMAGVEEVRQLDDTHSHWRTKVGGAEREFDTEIIDQRPDDRIAWRTVGGDVKQKGVVSFEPLDEMHTRVSLAMDVESEGVAEKAADTLGVLDRRVKGDLKRFKEFIEERGQATGGWRGRVAPSDSMPPTEQTSGITAPTPSDAAVRGEPLDQLPVDPDDMRRP, encoded by the coding sequence ATGAGCATGGTGAAGCAGTCCATCGACGTGGAGTCCCCGCTGCGCCACGTCTACAACCAGTGGACACAGTTCGAGGAATTCCCCAGCTTCATGGCGGGCGTGGAAGAGGTACGCCAACTTGACGACACGCACTCTCACTGGCGCACCAAGGTGGGCGGCGCCGAGCGCGAGTTCGACACGGAGATCATCGACCAGCGGCCGGACGACCGCATCGCCTGGCGCACGGTCGGTGGTGACGTCAAGCAGAAGGGGGTGGTCAGCTTCGAGCCTCTGGACGAGATGCACACCCGGGTGAGTCTGGCCATGGACGTGGAGTCCGAGGGCGTGGCGGAGAAGGCGGCGGACACACTCGGCGTCCTCGACCGGCGGGTCAAGGGCGATCTGAAGCGGTTCAAGGAGTTCATCGAGGAGCGCGGCCAGGCGACCGGCGGCTGGCGCGGGCGGGTCGCACCGTCCGACAGCATGCCTCCCACGGAACAGACCAGTGGGATCACCGCTCCGACGCCCAGCGACGCCGCGGTGCGGGGCGAGCCCCTCGATCAACTTCCGGTGGATCCCGACGACATGCGTCGTCCGTGA
- a CDS encoding plasmid stabilization protein, with protein MPRGSSPKRERQYEHIKESAEKRGESTKRAKEIAARTVNKERARSGESKTASKSSTQDMSSSKRGGQRSHSGSEGPTYDQLYNEAKRRNLHGRSHMNKAELKRKLGH; from the coding sequence ATGCCCCGCGGATCGAGTCCGAAGCGTGAACGGCAGTACGAGCACATCAAGGAGAGCGCCGAGAAGCGCGGTGAGAGCACGAAGCGGGCGAAGGAGATCGCGGCCCGTACCGTCAACAAGGAGCGGGCGCGATCGGGAGAGTCCAAGACGGCGAGCAAGAGTTCGACCCAGGACATGTCCTCGTCCAAGCGCGGGGGGCAGCGCTCCCACAGCGGTTCGGAAGGTCCTACGTACGACCAGCTCTACAACGAGGCCAAGCGTCGGAACCTGCACGGCCGCTCCCACATGAACAAGGCCGAGCTGAAGCGCAAACTCGGCCACTGA
- a CDS encoding alcohol dehydrogenase catalytic domain-containing protein translates to MRAVTWQGTRDVRVQSVPDPQVKEPTDVVVRVTSTGICGSDLHLYAVMGPYLDAGDILGHEAMGIVEEVGSEVSTLRTGDRVVVPFNISCGRCFMCDQGLQSQCETTQVQEYGKGAALFGYTKLYGQVPGGQAQYLRVPFGDTLPVKVPKGPPDERFVYLSDVLPTAWQAVEYADIPPGGSVTVLGLGPIGQMAARVALHRGARLVIGVDLVEARLSRAAAHGVHALDLKEHGKGLADAVRGLTDGRGTDSVIDAVGMEAHGTRFGSAAQRATTMLPDALARPLMEHAGIDRLDALHAAIDIVRRGGTVSVSGVYGGAIDPMPLLTMFDKQVQLRMGQANVRSWVDDILPLLDDSDPLGVEGFATHTLPLEDAPQAYAMFQAKSDGMIKTLLTP, encoded by the coding sequence ATGCGCGCAGTGACCTGGCAGGGCACACGGGACGTCCGCGTGCAATCCGTGCCGGACCCGCAGGTGAAGGAGCCGACGGATGTCGTCGTGAGGGTGACGTCCACCGGCATCTGCGGGTCCGATCTGCACCTCTACGCCGTGATGGGGCCCTACCTCGACGCCGGCGACATCCTGGGGCACGAGGCCATGGGCATCGTCGAGGAGGTCGGGTCCGAGGTGTCCACACTGCGCACGGGCGACCGGGTCGTCGTCCCGTTCAACATCTCCTGCGGTCGATGCTTCATGTGCGACCAGGGCCTCCAGTCCCAGTGCGAGACCACCCAGGTCCAGGAGTACGGGAAGGGCGCGGCGCTCTTCGGCTACACCAAGCTGTACGGGCAGGTCCCCGGCGGACAGGCCCAGTACCTGCGGGTGCCGTTCGGCGACACGCTGCCCGTCAAGGTCCCGAAGGGGCCGCCCGACGAGCGGTTCGTCTACCTGTCCGACGTCCTGCCGACGGCATGGCAGGCCGTGGAGTACGCCGACATCCCGCCGGGTGGCTCCGTCACCGTCCTGGGGCTCGGCCCGATCGGGCAGATGGCCGCGCGGGTCGCCCTGCACCGGGGCGCGCGTCTGGTGATCGGCGTCGACCTGGTCGAGGCGCGACTGTCCCGAGCCGCCGCACACGGCGTCCATGCGCTGGACCTCAAGGAACACGGAAAGGGACTGGCCGACGCGGTCCGCGGTCTGACCGACGGACGGGGTACGGACTCCGTGATCGACGCCGTCGGCATGGAGGCGCACGGAACGCGCTTCGGCAGCGCGGCGCAACGGGCCACGACGATGCTGCCCGACGCCCTCGCCCGCCCGCTGATGGAGCATGCGGGCATCGACCGGCTCGACGCCCTCCACGCGGCGATCGACATCGTTCGCCGCGGCGGCACGGTCTCGGTCTCGGGCGTCTACGGCGGGGCCATCGACCCCATGCCCCTCCTCACGATGTTCGACAAGCAGGTCCAACTGCGGATGGGACAGGCCAACGTACGCTCCTGGGTGGACGACATCCTGCCGCTGCTCGACGACTCGGATCCGCTGGGCGTGGAGGGCTTCGCCACGCATACGTTGCCGCTGGAGGACGCTCCGCAGGCCTACGCGATGTTCCAGGCCAAGAGTGACGGCATGATCAAGACGCTGCTCACCCCCTGA
- a CDS encoding metallophosphoesterase family protein gives MAAVGDIHLGPDCSGLLRPAFETLPECADVLLLAGDLTRHGTVAEAEVVAEEVRDLGVPVVAVLGNHDYDADQQAGVARTLEAAGVAVLEGRGARLPVGEHLVGIAGVKGFCGGFAGRSAGEFGEPEMKLFVRTSRLAADALRHALDGLADDGCRVRIALTHFAPVPDTLAGEPVEIYPFLGSYLLAEAMDRAGADLAVHGHAHLGTEHGMTAGGVPVRNVAQPVIDRAFALYDLALEPSQPTLTGSPAFGDA, from the coding sequence GTGGCGGCCGTCGGCGACATCCACCTCGGTCCCGACTGCAGCGGGTTGTTGCGCCCGGCCTTCGAGACCTTGCCGGAATGCGCCGACGTGCTGCTGCTGGCCGGGGACCTGACACGGCACGGCACCGTCGCCGAGGCGGAGGTGGTCGCGGAGGAAGTGCGCGACCTCGGAGTGCCGGTGGTGGCGGTGCTCGGCAACCACGACTACGACGCGGACCAGCAAGCAGGCGTGGCGCGCACATTGGAGGCGGCCGGCGTCGCCGTTCTCGAAGGGCGCGGCGCGCGACTTCCGGTGGGGGAGCACCTGGTGGGGATCGCGGGGGTCAAGGGCTTCTGCGGCGGTTTCGCCGGCCGCAGCGCGGGTGAGTTCGGTGAGCCGGAGATGAAGCTGTTCGTCCGTACGAGCCGGCTTGCCGCGGATGCTCTGCGGCATGCGCTGGACGGGCTGGCGGACGACGGATGCCGCGTACGCATCGCGTTGACGCACTTCGCGCCCGTGCCGGACACCTTGGCGGGCGAGCCGGTGGAGATCTATCCGTTCCTCGGCAGCTACCTGCTCGCGGAGGCCATGGACCGGGCGGGCGCCGACCTGGCAGTCCACGGGCACGCGCACCTGGGCACGGAGCACGGCATGACGGCGGGCGGCGTACCGGTACGCAACGTGGCCCAGCCGGTCATCGACCGGGCCTTCGCGCTCTACGACCTCGCGCTCGAACCCTCGCAGCCGACCTTGACGGGCTCACCCGCGTTCGGCGACGCATAG
- a CDS encoding BON domain-containing protein, which yields MPLGEQAAYPVEYRIEHLRERLAKDDMGELGVRVELRGATVLLVGVVQTAERRDEILRLARAELAGVPVRVRADLVLSGAGPPARHEELW from the coding sequence ATGCCACTCGGTGAACAGGCGGCCTACCCGGTGGAGTACCGGATCGAGCATCTGCGCGAGCGCCTGGCGAAGGACGACATGGGGGAACTGGGTGTGCGCGTGGAACTGCGCGGTGCCACGGTCCTGCTCGTCGGCGTGGTGCAGACCGCCGAACGGCGTGACGAGATACTGCGCCTCGCCCGGGCCGAACTGGCGGGCGTGCCGGTGCGCGTCCGTGCCGATCTCGTCCTCTCGGGTGCCGGACCTCCCGCCCGGCACGAGGAGCTGTGGTGA
- a CDS encoding nucleotidyltransferase family protein translates to MNLGDASKTRAPRRSGGSPAQPDAVRHGVEAHGEGLPADHTQAILEATKEIGSLLKSSGCPFALVGSVAAYAHGIPVRLQHDTDFALRRQDADTVVQLLDAHGVELVDPSEDWLIKARVGGESIDLIFALAGQAVTAELLDRAEILPVDSVRMPVLAATDIMISRLAALSEHHCDFGVLLPVARGLREKVDWDRVRRDTGDAPMAAAFLYLLELLDVVPAVADERRHRDATR, encoded by the coding sequence ATGAATCTCGGCGACGCCTCGAAAACGCGAGCGCCCCGCCGTTCCGGCGGTTCGCCCGCACAGCCCGATGCGGTCCGGCACGGGGTCGAGGCCCATGGCGAGGGGCTGCCGGCCGATCACACGCAGGCCATTCTGGAGGCCACGAAGGAGATCGGCTCGCTCCTCAAGAGTTCGGGATGCCCGTTCGCCCTGGTCGGCAGTGTCGCCGCGTACGCGCACGGCATTCCCGTCCGGCTCCAGCACGACACCGACTTCGCCCTGCGGCGACAGGACGCGGACACGGTCGTCCAGCTGCTCGACGCGCATGGTGTGGAGCTCGTCGATCCTTCGGAGGACTGGCTGATCAAGGCCCGCGTGGGCGGCGAGAGCATCGACCTGATCTTCGCGCTGGCCGGACAGGCGGTCACCGCCGAACTGCTCGACCGCGCCGAGATCCTGCCGGTCGATTCCGTCCGCATGCCCGTCCTTGCCGCGACCGACATCATGATCAGCCGTCTCGCGGCGCTCTCCGAGCATCATTGCGACTTCGGAGTCCTGTTGCCGGTGGCCCGTGGTCTGCGGGAGAAGGTCGACTGGGACCGGGTGCGCCGAGACACGGGGGACGCTCCGATGGCGGCGGCGTTCCTGTACCTGCTGGAACTGCTCGACGTCGTTCCGGCCGTAGCGGATGAGCGGAGGCATCGCGATGCCACTCGGTGA
- a CDS encoding DUF6766 family protein has product MTADRGRRRGFWQENSLTLGFGAAFLVVLAAQAVAGRAEFNEQLAVDGLQQIGLGDYLMSSDFAVDVTENWQSEFLQFFLYIFGTVYLLQRGSPESKPLHKVGTESDREQRVGDHARSDSPRRAGTKDWRQIVYSRSLGLVMGGFFLLSWLAQSIAGVAAFNELRLRELQEPVGWGSYLASADFWNRSLQNWQSELLAVAAMAILSVYLRQRGSPESKPVGAGHTATGVEG; this is encoded by the coding sequence ATGACCGCCGATCGCGGCCGGCGGCGCGGATTCTGGCAGGAGAACAGCCTCACCCTCGGCTTCGGCGCGGCCTTCCTGGTCGTACTCGCCGCGCAGGCCGTCGCGGGACGGGCGGAGTTCAACGAGCAGCTCGCCGTCGACGGACTCCAGCAGATCGGGCTCGGCGACTATCTGATGTCCTCCGATTTCGCCGTCGACGTCACCGAGAACTGGCAGTCGGAGTTCCTCCAGTTCTTCCTCTACATCTTCGGCACCGTCTATCTTCTGCAGCGCGGTTCTCCGGAGTCCAAACCGCTGCACAAGGTCGGGACCGAGAGCGACCGTGAGCAGCGGGTGGGCGACCACGCCCGGTCGGATTCGCCCCGCCGGGCGGGAACGAAGGACTGGCGGCAGATCGTCTACTCACGCTCCCTGGGCCTGGTCATGGGCGGCTTCTTCCTTCTGTCCTGGCTGGCACAGTCCATCGCGGGCGTGGCCGCGTTCAACGAACTGCGGCTGCGTGAGCTTCAGGAGCCCGTCGGCTGGGGCTCGTATCTGGCCTCGGCCGACTTCTGGAACCGGTCCCTCCAGAACTGGCAGTCCGAGCTTCTGGCGGTGGCCGCCATGGCCATTCTCTCCGTCTACCTTCGCCAGCGCGGTTCCCCCGAGTCCAAGCCCGTCGGCGCGGGTCACACGGCGACCGGCGTGGAAGGCTGA
- a CDS encoding TetR/AcrR family transcriptional regulator, producing MTKAERALETRERILKAACEVIADIGFENVSMRKVAEHAGVSKALLHYHFDTREKLFAEAMTHSFAQTGTDLDGGDADVPAGVLLARIVRTMLPTDAELRQDWKLWQELWVRAQRDDAARHLAVDLYDQLHAWVGGAVERGVASGEFAPCDVAAISTLILALCDGLGIRVMLADPHVDLPTAQSTIWSAIAPSLGISPTFPEA from the coding sequence GTGACCAAGGCCGAGCGCGCACTCGAGACACGGGAGCGAATCCTCAAGGCCGCGTGCGAGGTGATCGCGGACATCGGGTTCGAGAACGTCAGCATGCGCAAGGTCGCCGAGCACGCGGGGGTGTCGAAGGCGCTGCTCCACTACCACTTCGACACCCGCGAGAAGCTCTTCGCCGAGGCGATGACACACTCGTTCGCCCAGACCGGCACGGACCTCGACGGTGGGGACGCCGACGTGCCGGCCGGGGTTCTGCTCGCGCGCATCGTGCGCACCATGCTGCCCACGGACGCGGAGCTGCGCCAGGACTGGAAACTGTGGCAGGAACTGTGGGTGCGCGCACAGCGCGACGACGCAGCCCGGCACCTGGCCGTCGACCTGTACGACCAGCTCCACGCCTGGGTCGGAGGCGCGGTGGAACGCGGCGTCGCGTCGGGCGAGTTCGCCCCCTGCGATGTCGCCGCGATCAGCACTCTGATCCTGGCGCTCTGTGACGGTCTGGGCATTCGCGTGATGCTCGCCGACCCCCATGTCGACCTACCCACGGCCCAGTCGACGATCTGGTCGGCCATCGCCCCGTCACTGGGCATCTCTCCCACCTTCCCTGAGGCCTGA
- a CDS encoding 3-hydroxybutyryl-CoA dehydrogenase: MNDLARVGIVGCGLMGSGIAEVCARAGRDVVVVETGAAAAKAGLRRITRSLERAAAAGRLTVAEQQAAAGRIAVTTDMARLADRDLVVEAVAEDERAKTEVFARLDAVVERGDAVLATNTSSLPVIRLAAATSRPSQVIGLHFFNPVPRLPLVELVPSLLTGEDTVRRAGAFAAEVLGKEVVHARDRAGFVVNALLVPYLLAAVRMAESGAASAEDIDRAMTLGCAHPLGPLALADLIGLDTVQAIARSMYAEYREPLYAPPPLLARMVEAGRLGRKTGRGFHPYPGRPAGQDGQG, encoded by the coding sequence GTGAACGACCTCGCCCGAGTGGGGATCGTGGGGTGCGGGCTCATGGGCTCCGGCATCGCCGAGGTCTGCGCCCGCGCCGGACGCGACGTCGTGGTGGTGGAGACCGGAGCGGCGGCCGCGAAGGCCGGACTGCGGCGGATCACCCGCTCGCTGGAACGGGCCGCGGCGGCCGGCCGGCTGACCGTGGCCGAACAGCAGGCCGCGGCCGGCCGGATCGCGGTGACCACCGACATGGCGCGGCTCGCGGATCGCGATCTGGTCGTCGAGGCGGTGGCGGAGGACGAGCGGGCGAAGACCGAGGTCTTCGCCCGGCTCGACGCCGTCGTGGAGCGCGGGGACGCCGTCCTGGCGACCAACACCTCGTCCCTGCCTGTCATCAGGCTGGCGGCCGCGACCTCGCGGCCGTCTCAGGTCATCGGCCTGCACTTCTTCAACCCGGTGCCGCGGCTGCCGCTGGTGGAACTGGTGCCCTCACTGCTCACCGGCGAGGACACCGTCCGGCGCGCGGGGGCCTTCGCCGCCGAGGTACTGGGCAAGGAGGTCGTGCACGCCCGGGACCGGGCGGGGTTCGTCGTCAACGCCCTGCTCGTTCCGTACCTGCTGGCCGCGGTGCGGATGGCCGAGTCCGGTGCGGCGTCGGCCGAGGACATCGACCGGGCCATGACCCTGGGCTGCGCCCATCCGCTCGGCCCGCTCGCCCTGGCCGACCTGATCGGCCTGGACACGGTGCAGGCCATCGCCCGGTCGATGTACGCGGAGTACCGCGAGCCGCTGTACGCCCCGCCGCCGCTGCTGGCTCGGATGGTGGAAGCGGGGCGGCTCGGTCGGAAGACAGGTCGTGGCTTCCACCCGTACCCGGGGCGCCCGGCGGGGCAGGATGGGCAGGGATGA